The following are encoded in a window of Ricinus communis isolate WT05 ecotype wild-type chromosome 4, ASM1957865v1, whole genome shotgun sequence genomic DNA:
- the LOC8289727 gene encoding GDSL esterase/lipase 6: protein MEELLFLLLFLLSRSLLVSSHSVPAIFTFGDSIVDAGTNHFNENCTAQADFPPYGSTFFHHPTGRFTNGRTVVDFISQFLGIELQKPYLEAQLAFVNGSSKSFPSNGLNFASAGSGVLRATNQDLGVTPIQDQLQQFQALVQQNKIDKNLIKNSFFFFESGSNDMFNYFVPFVTPTLDPDAYVQSMLTEVANFLDQIYKLGARRMAVFSLGPVGCVPARGLLPDAPVSKCYGKMNVMVKKYNKGLENMAKSLPIKYPGVIGVYGAVYDLVQRFRTIPTQYGFTDVINACCGDGPLRGLLQCGKEGYQICEDPDKYLFWDYFHPSEHTYKLISKALWGGKNSTIKPFNLRTLATMV, encoded by the exons ATGGAGGAACTGCTTTTCCTACTTCTCTTCCTCTTGTCCCGGTCGTTGCTAGTCTCCTCACACTCTGTGCCAGCAATTTTCACATTTGGAGACTCTATTGTTGATGCTGGAACCAACCACTTCAACGAGAATTGCACTGCTCAGGCTGATTTCCCACCCTACGGATCAACTTTCTTCCACCATCCTACTGGACGGTTCACTAATGGCAGAACTGTTGTCGACTTCATTT CGCAATTTCTTGGAATTGAATTGCAAAAGCCGTACCTTGAAGCACAGCTAGCATTTGTGAATGGAAGTAGCAAGAGTTTTCCATCTAATGGCCTCAACTTTGCCAGCGCTGGCAGCGGTGTTCTACGTGCAACAAATCAAGATTTG GGAGTCACGCCAATCCAAGACCAGCTACAGCAATTTCAAGCACTAGTGCAACAAAACAAGATCGACAAGAACCTAATAAAGaactcctttttctttttcgaaTCAGGGTCCAACGACATGTTCAACTACTTCGTCCCTTTTGTTACTCCAACACTTGACCCTGATGCATATGTCCAGTCCATGTTAACTGAGGTAGCCAATTTCTTAGACCAAATTTACAAGCTTGGTGCTCGCCGCATGGCTGTGTTCTCACTGGGCCCTGTTGGCTGCGTCCCCGCCAGAGGCCTCTTGCCCGACGCACCGGTTAGTAAATGTTATGGGAAAATGAACGTGATGGTCAAGAAATATAACAAGGGACTGGAAAACATGGCCAAGTCTTTGCCCATTAAGTACCCTGGTGTTATTGGTGTTTATGGTGCAGTATATGATCTTGTTCAACGATTCCGGACCATTCCAACACAGTATG GGTTTACAGATGTAATTAATGCATGTTGTGGAGATGGGCCTCTAAGGGGATTATTGCAATGTGGGAAGGAGGGCTACCAGATTTGTGAAGATCCTGACAAGTACTTGTTTTGGGATTACTTCCATCCATCAGAGCATACTTACAAGCTCATCTCCAAGGCTTTATGGGGTGGAAAGAACTCAACAATTAAGCCATTCAATCTCAGGACTTTAGCAACCATGGTTTGA
- the LOC125369953 gene encoding uncharacterized protein LOC125369953 has translation MGNYVSCTLATPLINSSKAARVILPGGEVRQFRQPVKAAELMLECPNFFLVNSQSLHIGRRFSALAADEEVEFGNVYIMFPMKRVNSVVTAADMAALFMAANSAAKRISGGNSKVRVLPESTCNCDDVRENLESSEGGGSRLIMNSGEEIVGFPMAEYKYRLSVCRSRKPMLETIKEEPVHSR, from the coding sequence ATGGGCAACTACGTTTCTTGCACTTTAGCTACTCCTCTGATCAACAGCTCCAAGGCAGCCAGAGTCATCCTTCCCGGGGGCGAAGTTAGGCAGTTTCGCCAGCCGGTTAAAGCTGCAGAGCTGATGCTGGAGTGTCCAAACTTCTTCCTCGTGAACTCTCAGTCGCTTCATATAGGCAGGAGATTCTCCGCGCTTGCAGCTGACGAGGAAGTCGAATTTGGCAATGTCTATATCATGTTCCCGATGAAGAGAGTGAATTCTGTTGTCACCGCTGCTGATATGGCTGCCCTTTTCATGGCTGCTAATTCTGCTGCCAAGAGAATATCGGGTGGCAATAGTAAGGTCAGGGTCTTGCCGGAGTCCACCTGCAATTGCGATGACGTCCGAGAAAATTTGGAAAGCAGTGAAGGAGGAGGGTCGAGATTGATAATGAATTCTGGTGAAGAGATTGTAGGGTTTCCAATGGCAGAATATAAGTATCGATTATCTGTTTGTAGGTCAAGGAAGCCAATGTTAGAGACTATAAAAGAAGAACCGGTTCATTCAAGATAA